CGAGCAATGCTCTCGATTCGGCGCGGAGCTCCGGACTGCGAGCAGACGATCTCGCGGCCCGCCTCGCCGCCCTCGGGCCCGAGCTGACCATGCTCAACCAGGGCGCCGGGCGCCACGGCGTGGCCGAGACCCTCCAGCGCGCCGACCGGGTGCTGCGGGACGCCGAGGGCGTACGGGCCGAGGCCGAGCGGCTGCCCGAACGCGCCACCGAGACCGACAAGCGCCTGGTGTCGCTGCGTACGCGCGCCCAGGCCCTCACCAACCGTGCCGGCTCCGTCGAGCCGATCCTGAGCGAGCTGCGGCGCCGCTTCACCGCCGCCTGCTGGCAGGATCTGCAGCCCGTCCCCGAGCAGGCGGCGATCAGCGTCCACCAGGCCGAGGAGAGGCTCAAGGAGGCGGCCAAGGCGCGCGACGAGCAGCGGTGGGCGGATGCGACAGCCCTGCTCAGTACGGTCCGAGCCCTGCTGAACAGCACCGATGAGGCGGTTTCGGCCGCGGGCGACCGGCTGCAGCGGCTCAACGCCGTCGCCAAGGACCCGCAGCACGAGATCGAGCGCACCCGGTTCGCGATCCGCGACGCGCAGCGCCTCGCCATGGCCGGGCGCAACACCCCGGACCCCCGCCACGCACGGCCGCTGGACGACTCGGTGGCCCGGCTGGAGCGGGCCGTCGCGGGGCTCGAGGGCCGGCACCCCGACTACTGGCATTTTCTGATGGAGACCGAGGCGGTGCGGCGCACGGTGGCGCACGTGGTCGAGCAGATCCGCGAGGACCTGGGCGCGGGCGCCTCCTGAGCCCACAGCACGATCCACGTCCGGCGAGCCGTGAGCCCGCGCGCCCGAGTCATGGGCCGTACCTCCCGCGCCCCGAACCGGTCGAGCCTGCGCTTGTACGGTCCCGCGCCCCGCCGCATCCTGAGGGAGTACGAGTACGTCCAAAGGAGGCCGGACATGGCCACACACGTACTGCACCCCAAGCCCCACCGCACCATGCTCGACGAGCATCTTCCCGTCGACCACCGGCTCAGCCGGGTCTACCGCATCGGCGCCGGGCTGACCGGTCTGGTGCTGCTCGCCTTCGGCATCCTCGGGCTGATCGACAGGATCGGCTTCTTCGACACGGGCGGCGACACCGTCGCCGGCCTGAACACGAACGGCGCGCTCAGCGTGCTCTCCATCTGCGTGGGCGTGCTGCTCTTCGTCGGGATGGTCATCGGCGGCAACTTCGCATCGTCGCTGAACATGATCCTCGGCGTCCTGTTCATCCTCAGCGGCTTCATCAACCTCGCCCTGCTGGACACGACCTTCAACCCCCTCGCCTTCAAGATCCAGAACGTGCTGTTCAGCTTTGTCGTGGGCGTCATGCTGATGTTCTTCGGGATGTACGGACGGGTCAGTACGACGCTTCCGCACGAC
The Streptomyces lunaelactis genome window above contains:
- a CDS encoding DUF4383 domain-containing protein yields the protein MATHVLHPKPHRTMLDEHLPVDHRLSRVYRIGAGLTGLVLLAFGILGLIDRIGFFDTGGDTVAGLNTNGALSVLSICVGVLLFVGMVIGGNFASSLNMILGVLFILSGFINLALLDTTFNPLAFKIQNVLFSFVVGVMLMFFGMYGRVSTTLPHDNPYWKARHPDEAAKEQRNVKRAATRRAALDRAKEQEGGDARQDRPDRA